In a single window of the Coprothermobacter proteolyticus DSM 5265 genome:
- a CDS encoding sugar ABC transporter permease codes for MALKQKPSRFEVFYTYALIIVACIAVLFPIYWIFTTSLRPFDILATPKLELWPEGATLSNYINIFKDQNFYTAFINSIKISVVATLLGVILATLAAYAFSRFEFPGKGPFYYYYIISQMFPSVVGLIPLFVIFLRIGLLSEEPFLGIPKVHWALIIIYGAGGLAFSVWNMKGFFDAIPKELDEAAMIDGAGSFTIFWRIILPLATPGIAITALFIFMGAWLEFVTAMTFLSNPKLYTLPLWINLSITNPFGIPWAKFAAASLVIAVPVTLLFLFLQRYLLSGLLRGAIK; via the coding sequence GAAACCATCACGGTTTGAAGTATTTTACACATACGCACTTATCATCGTTGCATGCATTGCCGTGCTGTTTCCCATTTACTGGATCTTCACTACTTCACTAAGGCCCTTTGACATTCTTGCTACGCCAAAACTAGAGCTCTGGCCGGAGGGTGCTACCCTTTCGAACTACATAAACATTTTTAAAGACCAGAATTTTTACACAGCTTTCATAAATTCCATAAAAATATCAGTCGTTGCTACGCTACTTGGGGTGATTCTGGCAACGTTGGCTGCTTACGCTTTTAGTCGCTTTGAGTTTCCGGGCAAAGGACCTTTCTACTACTACTACATCATTTCGCAAATGTTTCCCAGTGTGGTGGGCTTAATACCACTCTTTGTTATCTTTCTTAGGATTGGCTTGCTCAGTGAAGAACCGTTTTTGGGTATCCCTAAGGTGCACTGGGCACTCATAATAATCTATGGAGCTGGAGGCTTAGCTTTCTCGGTTTGGAATATGAAAGGGTTTTTTGACGCCATACCCAAAGAGTTGGATGAAGCTGCCATGATTGATGGGGCTGGCTCCTTCACGATTTTTTGGAGAATCATCTTACCGCTGGCCACTCCTGGCATCGCTATAACGGCGTTGTTTATTTTCATGGGAGCTTGGCTGGAGTTCGTTACCGCCATGACATTCCTGAGTAATCCGAAGCTTTACACTTTGCCTCTGTGGATCAACTTATCCATTACTAATCCTTTTGGTATACCGTGGGCTAAATTTGCCGCAGCATCTTTAGTTATTGCTGTGCCTGTAACACTTTTGTTCTTGTTCTTGCAGCGGTACCTGCTCAGTGGATTACTCAGAGGTGCTATTAAGTAG